Proteins found in one Phocoena sinus isolate mPhoSin1 chromosome 19, mPhoSin1.pri, whole genome shotgun sequence genomic segment:
- the EDC4 gene encoding enhancer of mRNA-decapping protein 4 isoform X7, with protein MPPINLQEKQVICLLGDDSSTCIGILAKEVEIVASSDSSISSKARGSNKVKIQPVAKYDWEQKYYYGNLIAVSNSFLAYAIRAANNGSAMVRVISVSTSERTLLKGFTGSVADLAFAHLNSPQLACLDEAGNLFVWRLALVNGKIQEEILVHIRQPEGTPLNHFRRIIWCPFIPEESEDCCEEGSPTVALLHEDRAEVWDLDMLRSNHSTWPVDVSQIKQGFIVVKGHSTCLSEGALSPDGTVLATASHDGFVKFWQIYIEGQDEPRCLHEWKPHDGRPLSCLLFCDNHKKQDPEVPFWRFLITGADQNRELKMWCTVSWTCLQTIRFSPDIFSSVSVPPSLKVCLDLSAEYLILSDVQRKVLYVMELLQNQEEGRACFSSISEFLLTHPVLSFGIQVVSRCRLRHTEVLPAEEENDSLGADGTHGAGAMESAAGVLIKLFCVHTKALQDVQIRFQPQLNPDVVVPLPTHPAHEDFVAAFPTAFGESRPELASEGLGSATHGSQSDLRRIVELPAPADFLSLSSETKPKLMTPDAFMTPSTSLQQIAASPSSSSSSSSSSSLTTVSAMSSTSAVDPSLPSRPPEELTLSPKLQLDGGLTMSSSSSLQASPRSLLPGLLPSPADKLPPKGPGQVPTAASTLSLELQEVEPLGLPQASPSRTRSPDVISSASTALSQDIPEIASEALSRGFGSSAPEGLEPDSMASAASALHLLSPRPRPGPELGPQLSLDGGPGDGDRHSTPSLLEAALTQEATAPDSQVWPTAPDITRETCSSLAESPRNGLQEKHKSLAFHRPPYHLLQQHDSQDASAEQSDHDDEVASLASAAGGFGTKVPTPRLPAKDWKTKGSPRASPKLKRKGKKDDGDSSVGSRLTEHQVAEAPEDWPALIWQQQRELAQLRHSQEELLQRLCTQLEGLQSTVMGHVERALESRHEQEQRRLERALAEGQQRGGQLQEQLTQQLSQALSSAVAGRLERSIRDEIKKTVPPCVSRSLEPVAGQLSNSVATKLTAVEGSMKENISKLLKSKNLTDAIARAAADTLQGPMQAAYREAFQSVVLPAFEKSCQAMFQQINDSFRLGTQEYLQQLESHMKSRKAREQEAREPMLAQLRGLVSTLQGATEQMAATVSSSVRAEVQHQLHVAVGSLQEAILAQVQRIVKGEVSVALKEQQAAVTSSIMQAMRSAAGTPVPATHLDCQAQQAHILQLLQQGHLNQAFQQALTAADLNLVLYVCETVDPGQVFGQPPCPLSQPVLLSLIQQLASDLGTRTDLKLSYLEEAVMHLDHSDPITRDHMGSVMAQVRQKLFQFLQAEPHNSLGKAARRLSLMLHGLMTPSLP; from the exons ctgccTCTTAGGAGACGACAGTTCCACCTGCATCGGGATTTTGGCCAAGGAGGTGGAGATTGTGGCCAGCAGTGACTCTAGCATCTCGAGCAAGGCACGGGGGAGCAACAAG GTGAAAATCCAGCCCGTCGCCAAGTATGACTGGGAGCAGAAATACTACTATGGCAACCTGATTGCTGTGTCCAACTCTTTCTTGGCCTATGCTATTCGGG CTGCCAACAACGGCTCAGCGATGGTACGGGTGATCAGTGTCAGCACTTCAGAGAGGACCCTGCTCAAAGGCTTCACAGGCAGTGTGGCTGATCTGGCCTTTGCACACCTCAATTCCCCACAGCTGGCCTGCCTGGATGAGGCAGGCAACCTGTTTGTGTGGCGCTTGGCCCTGGTTAATGGCAAAATTCA AGAAGAGATCTTGGTCCATATCCGACAGCCAGAGGGCACTCCACTGAATCACTTCCGCAGGATCATCTGGTGCCCCTTCATCCCCGAAGAGAGTGAGGACTGCTGTGAGGAGGGCAGCCCAACGGTGGCCCTGTTGCATGAGGACCGG GCTGAGGTGTGGGACCTGGACATGCTCCGCTCCAACCACAGCACCTGGCCCGTGGATGTCAGCCAGATCAAGCAGGGCTTCATCGTGGTAAAAGGCCACAGCACA TGCCTAAGTGAAGGGGCCCTCTCACCTGATGGGACTGTCCTGGCTACCGCAAGTCATGATGGCTTCGTCAAGTTCTGGCAGATTTACATTGAGGGGCAGGATGAGCCAAG GTGTTTGCACGAGTGGAAGCCTCACGATGGGAggcccctctcctgcctcctgttCTGTGACAACCACAAGAAACAGGATCCTGA GGTCCCCTTCTGGAGGTTCCTTATTACTGGTGCTGACCAGAATCGGGAGCTGAAGATGTGGTGCACGGTGTCCTGGACCTGCCTGCAGACCATTCG CTTCTCCCCAGATATCTTCAGCTCAGTGAGTGTGCCCCCCAGCCTCAAGGTTTGCCTGGACCTCTCAGCAGAATACTTGATACTCAGCGATGTGCAACGGAAG GTCCTCTATGTGATGGAACTGCTGCAGAACCAGGAGGAGGGCCGTGCCTGCTTCAGCTCCATCTCTGAGTTCCTGCTCACCCACCCTGTGCTGAGCTTCGGTATCCAGGTTGTGAGTCGCTGCCGGCTGCGGCACACTGAGGTGCTGCCAGCCGAAGAGGAGAATGACAGCCTAGGGGCTG ATGGGACCCACGGAGCTGGTGCCATGGAGTCTGCAGCTGGTGTGCTCATCAAGCTCTTTTGTGTGCACACTAA AGCATTGCAAGATGTACAGATCCGCTTCCAGCCACAGCTGAACCCTGACGTGGTGGTCCCGCTCCCTACACACCCTGCCCATGAGGACTTTG TGGCAGCTTTTCCCACAGCATTTGGAGAGTCTCGACCAGAACTGGCTTCTGAGGGCCTGGGATCGGCCACTCACGGCTCCCAGTCTGACCTCCGACGCATCGTGGAGCTGCCTGCACCTGCCGACTTCCTCAGTCTGAGCAGTGAGACCAAGCCCAAGCTGATGACACCTGACGCCTTCATGACACCTAGCACCTCCCTGCAGCAG ATCGCTGCATCTcccagtagcagcagcagcagcagcagcagttccTCTCTTACGACGGTGTCTGCCATGAGCAGTACTTCGGCCGTGGACCCCTCCTTGCCCAG CAGGCCACCTGAGGAGCTGACCTTGAGCCCCAAGCTACAGCTGGATGGCGGTCTGACAatgagcagcagcagcagcctgcaGGCAAGCCCACGTAGCCTCCTGCCTGGCCTGCTCCCAAGTCCGGCCGACAAATTGCCTCCCAAAGGGCCTGGGCAG GTGCCTACTGCTGCCTCTACACTATCCCTGGAGCTGCAGGAAGTGGAGCCCCTGGGGCTACCCCAGGCGTCCCCCAGCCGCACCCGCTCCCCCGATGTTATCTCCTCGGCTTCCACTGCTCTGTCCCAGGATATCCCTGAGATCGCATCTGAGGCGCTGTCCCGTGGCTTTGGCTCCTCCGCTCCGGAGGGCCTGGAGCCAGACAGTATGGCCTCAGCTGCTTCAGCACTACACTTGCTGTCTCCACGGCCCCGGCCGGGACCCGAGCTTGGCCCCCAGCTTAGCCTGGATGGAGGCCCTGGGGATGGGGATCGGCATAGTACCCCTTCCCTCCTGGAGGCAGCCTTGACCCAGGAGGCCACGGCCCCTGACAGTCAGGTCTGGCCTACGGCACCAGACATTACTCGTGAGACCTGCAGCAGCCTGGCAGAGAG cccccggAATGGCCTCCAGGAAAAGCACAAGAGCCTGGCCTTTCACCGACCACCTTATCACCTGCTACAGCAACACGACAGTCAGGACGCCAGTGCCGAGCAAAG CGACCATGATGATGAGGTGGCCAGCCTAGCCTCTGCTGCAGGGGGTTTTGGCACCAAAGTTCCCACTCCACGTCTTCCTGCCAAGGACTGGAAGACCAAAGGATCCCCTCGGGCCTCACCCAAGCTCAAGCGAAAGGGCAAAAAGGATGACGG GGATTCGTCCGTGGGATCCCGGCTCACAGAGCACCAG GTGGCAGAGGCCCCTGAGGACTGGCCAGCACTAATTTGGCAACAGCAGAGAGAGCTGGCACAGCTTCGGCACAGCCAAGAAGAGCTGCTACAGCGTCTGTGCACCCAACTTGAAGGCCTGCAGAGCACCGTCATGGGCCACGTAGAACGTGCCCTAGAGTCACGGCACGAGCAGGAGC AGCGGCGACTGGAGCGGGCACTGGCCGAGGGACAGCAGCGTGGTGGGCAGCTGCAGGAGCAGCTGACGCAACAGCTGTCCCAAGCGCTATCTTCAGCTGTGGCTGGGCGGCTGGAGCGCAGCATACGGGATGAGATCAAGAAGACGGTTCCTCCGT GTGTGTCTAGGAGTCTGGAGCCCGTGGCAGGCCAATTGAGCAACTCAGTGGCCACCAAACTCACAGCCGTGGAGGGTAGCATGAAAGAGAATATCTCCAAGCTGCTGAAGTCCAAG AACTTAACAGATGCCATTGCCCGAGCAGCCGCAGACACGTTACAGGGGCCAATGCAGGCCGCCTACCGTGAAGCCTTCCAGAGCGTGGTACTGCCCGCCTTTGAGAAGAGCTGCCAGGCCATGTTCCAGCAGATTAATGATAGCTTCCGACTGGGCACGCAGGAAT ACTTGCAGCAGCTGGAGAGCCACATGAAGAGCCGAAAGGCACGAGAACAGGAGGCGCGGGAGCCCATGCTGGCCCAGCTGCGGGGCCTGGTCAGCACACTGCAGGGAGCCACGGAGCAGATGGCGGCTACCGTGTCCAGCAGCGTTCGGGCTGAGGTGCAGCACCAGCTGCACGTGGCTGTGGGCAG CCTGCAAGAGGCAATTTTAGCACAGGTGCAGCGCATTGTTAAGGGTGAGGTGAGTGTGGCACTCAAGGAGCAGCAGGCTGCCGTCACCTCTAGCATCATGCAGGCCATGCGCTCAGCCGCTGGCACACCTGTCCCTGCCACCCACCTCGACTGCCAAGCCCAGCAAGCCCATATCCTGCAGCTGCTGCAGCAGGGCCACCTCAATCAGGCCTTCCAGCAG